A single window of Penaeus chinensis breed Huanghai No. 1 chromosome 9, ASM1920278v2, whole genome shotgun sequence DNA harbors:
- the LOC125028758 gene encoding sodium-dependent noradrenaline transporter-like — translation MHQSKSRHHRLLEIKRSAKYIFVSNIYNVYLRSRHRVQMTSSGDSLPDVDGERKERGHWSHKCDYLFTMTGYAVGLSNVWRFPYLCYLNGGGAFLVPYLLTLVLVGIPLFFLETAVGQFSSSSCLAVFSVCPAFKGKGFRACSVKTNCQARFYLITAESLRIISKKPEFNGATTEPPYILSLGMASLAINLVTLSYYIVLVSYPLLFLAHSFTWDLPWASCGNSWNSPNCTAEGDVKDSVSSADEFFHRKLLRASSGIDDLSRIEWPVVIVTFVVFVFLFFCVFKGIKILGKVVWFTAIFPFVMLFILLIRGVTLPGATDGIYFYIYPEFNRLKEMKVWAAAAIQIFYSLGPGWGSLICFGSYNKFNNRCTRDALIVPILNSGTSILAGFVVFSVLGFMAKRAGVSIEELAVAGPSLVFVVYPEALSLMPVSPLWSVLFFLMLFFLGIDACFAHIETPVLCILDEFAGLRGRRGWVTFFLCFISFLATIIFGTDGGIYWVTLVDWYCASFTVIVVCLCQICIFSYLYGAGRTVQDLQLMIGRRIGYGWWGTWLVVTPLVLLGILMNTVLNQSGAGYRGHTFPTWAQSTGWVISLVSMQFIPTYFLYYFCFRTTGSFKQRIKSCLTPSAAWGPAHPSHRDEWMQHCLKYPLRHRLLHPNLCAENSSADVFLNTL, via the exons ATGCACCAAAGCAAAAGTCGACACCATCGTCTTCTGGAAATCAAAAGGAGTGCAAAGTACATATTCGTCTCCAATATTTACAATGTGTATTTACGTTCACGTCACAGAGTCCAGATGACTTCGAGCGGCGACAGCCTCCCCGACGTAGACGgcgagaggaaagagcgagggcACTGGTCACACAAATGCGACTATCTCTTTACAATGACGGGCTATGCCGTCGGTCTTAGCAACGTATGGAGGTTCCCTTACCTATGTTATTTAAATGGCGGAG GGGCGTTCCTGGTCCCCTACCTACTGACGCTGGTACTGGTGGGCATTCCGCTGTTCTTCCTAGAGACGGCCGTTGGGCAGTTCAGCTCCTCCAGCTGCCTCGCCGTCTTCTCCGTCTGCCCGGCTTTCAAAGGCAAGGGATTCCGTGCTTGTTCTGTGAAGACCAA CTGTCAGGCTAG ATTCTACCTGATCACAGCCGAATCTCTGCGCATAATTAGCAAAAAACCTGAGTTCAATGGTGCAACTACCGAACCACCCTATATACTAA GTCTCGGTATGGCATCCCTCGCTATCAACTTGGTGACGCTATCGTACTACATCGTTTTAGTCTCGTATCCCTTGCTGTTCCTCGCCCACTCCTTCACCTGGGACCTCCCGTGGGCCTCGTGCGGGAACTCCTGGAATTCGCCCAACTGCACGGCC GAAGGAGATGTGAAAGACAGTGTGTCTTCAGCCGATGAATTCTTTCA CCGGAAGCTCCTGCGGGCCTCGTCCGGCATCGACGACCTCAGCCGCATCGAGTGGCCGGTTGTCATTGTGACCTTCGtagtcttcgtcttcctcttcttctgcgtcTTCAAGGGGATTAAGATTTTGGGGAAA GTCGTGTGGTTCACAGCGATTTTCCCGTTTGTCATGCTGTTCATTCTGCTGATACGTGGGGTCACACTTCCGGGAGCCACGGATGGAATCTACTTCTACATCTATCCCGAGTTTAACAGACTTAAAGAGATGAAG GTATGGGCAGCAGCAGCCATACAGATCTTTTATTCCTTGGGCCCCGGATGGGGGTCGCTCATCTGCTTTGGTTCCTACAACAAATTCAACAATCGGTGCACGAGAGACGCGCTCATTGTCCCCATCCTGAACAGCGGCACCTCCATCCTGGCGGGATTCGTCGTTTTCTCGGTGCTCGGCTTTATGGCCAAGAGAGCTGGAGTTTCTATTGAAGAACTTGCTGTTGCTG GTCCGTCCTTGGTGTTTGTCGTCTATCCCGAGGCTTTGTCCCTGATGCCGGTTTCTCCTTTGTGgtccgtcctcttcttcctgatGTTGTTCTTCCTGGGCATAGACGCCTGC tTTGCTCACATAGAGACTCCAGTACTGTGCATCTTAGACGAATTTGCAGGGTTACGTGGTCGCAGAGGCTGGGTCACTTTCTTCCTATGCTTCATTTCCTTCTTGGCAACAATCATCTTTGGAACGGAT GGTGGGATATACTGGGTAACACTGGTTGACTGGTACTGTGCTTCGTTCACCGTTATTGTTGTCTGTTTGTGCCAGATATGCATATTCAGCTACTTGTATG GCGCTGGTCGAACTGTGCAGGACCTTCAGCTGATGATTGGACGGCGCATTGGCTACGGCTGGTGGGGCACTTGGCTGGTCGTCACTCCCCTTGTGCTCCTC GGAATCCTCATGAACACTGTGCTGAATCAATCTGGCGCAGGATACCGAGGGCACACCTTCCCGACCTGGGCTCAGAGCACCGGCTGGGTCATCTCCCTCGTCTCCATGCAATTCATCCCAACTTACTTCCTCTACTACTTTTGCTTTAGAACCACTGGCTCGTTCAAACAG CGGATCAAGTCCTGCCTGACCCCGTCTGCCGCCTGGGGCCCAGCCCACCCGAGCCACAGGGACGAGTGGATGCAGCACTGCCTCAAGTATCCTCTACGTCACCGCCTCCTGCATCCCAACCTTTGTGCAGAGAATTCTTCAGCAGATGTGTTTTTGAATACCTTGTAA
- the LOC125028819 gene encoding sodium- and chloride-dependent glycine transporter 1-like: MLFILLIRGVTLPGATDGIYFYIYPEFNRLKEMKVWAAAALQIFYTLGPGWGSLICFGSYNKFNNRCTRDALIVPILNSGTSILAGFVVFSVLGFMAKRAGVSIEELAVAGPALVFVAYPEALSLMPIAPMWSVLFFLMLFFVGIDSCFAHVETPVGCIIDEFPKLRHKRGWITFIFCSFSFSISILFGTSGGMYWITLVDWYCAVFTTAAVSFCQLCIFSYIYGAGRTVQDFQLMTKSRIGYGWWIALLVVTPVVLIIFVSSMMNLSNATYQGHTFPTWAQSIGWVIALSSLLLIPTYFLYFFFFRTAGSLKQRMKTCLSPSPTWGPALPSHREEWVQLRLRYPLRHRFLHPDFCATPDTSASLDGMLLDTM; this comes from the exons ATGCTGTTCATTCTGCTGATACGTGGGGTCACACTTCCGGGAGCCACGGATGGAATCTACTTCTACATCTATCCCGAGTTTAACAGACTTAAAGAGATGAAG GTATGGGCGGCAGCGGCCTTACAGATCTTTTATACCTTGGGCCCCGGATGGGGGTCGCTCATCTGCTTCGGTTCCTACAACAAATTCAACAATCGGTGCACGAGAGACGCGCTCATTGTCCCCATCCTGAACAGCGGCACCTCCATCCTGGCGGGATTCGTCGTTTTCTCGGTGCTCGGCTTCATGGCCAAGAGAGCTGGAGTTTCTATTGAAGAACTTGCTGTTGCTG GTCCGGCATTGGTGTTTGTTGCATACCCCGAGGCTCTATCCCTGATGCCCATTGCCCCCATGTGgtccgtcctcttcttcctgatGTTGTTTTTTGTGGGCATAGACTCGTGT TTCGCCCACGTAGAGACTCCAGTGGGATGTATTATTGATGAGTTTCCGAAGCTGCGTCATAAGAGAGGCTGGATCACCTTcatcttctgttccttctccttctcgatcTCGATCCTCTTTGGAACGAGC GGTGGAATGTACTGGATTACACTGGTCGACTGGTACTGTGCTGTGTTCACCACTGCCGCCGTTTCTTTTTGCCAGTTGTGcatatttagttatatttatg GTGCTGGTCGCACCGTGCAGGATTTTCAGCTGATGACTAAAAGTCGCATTGGCTACGGCTGGTGGATAGCTTTGCTGGTCGTCACTCCCGTCGTCCTT ATTATCTTTGTGAGCTCCATGATGAATCTCTCGAACGCGACATACCAAGGTCACACGTTCCCAACCTGGGCTCAGAGCATCGGCTGGGTCATCGCCTTGTCCTCCCTACTGCTCATTCCGACctattttctctacttctttttctttcgaacTGCTGGTTCACTCAAGCAG cGGATGAAGACCTGCCTGTCCCCGTCTCCCACTTGGGGTCCAGCCCTCCCGAGCCACAGGGAGGAGTGGGTGCAGCTCCGCCTCAGGTACCCGCTGCGTCACCGCTTCTTACATCCCGATTTCTGTGCTACTCCAGACACCAGTGCTTCCTTGGATGGCATGTTGCTGGATACAATGTAA
- the LOC125028818 gene encoding uncharacterized protein LOC125028818 yields the protein MPAFDLAKFIDEPSAELLCEAKKNDWIEIANYYQIAINSSWRKAEIKETVLKHLVLQGLLDSKDVLPLQETEGIFDRELRLKEIELELAKLEDKEKERKFQLEIFERQSAAATPVIPGGHVLGFDIASVIKFVPPFYEDDPQEFFLQFEHVASNLSWPTQFWSLLVQSVLKGKGRSTYLALESSQQRDYNVVKEAVLKSYRLTPEFYRTKFRQCNKESSQSFVEYSHMLKKLFNRWMSASKASKYDDICEIIMLEQYIGGVPQDVRVYLLEKEVDSVERAAWLAENYSLVHTPKKIGYVRPHHVSNVSHDQSQRRPDFVKPDLARKGFRVSSSSPNSSKWDGTCFYCKTFGHRIRDCPKLKNKEHKAVASNVVVPKPENKRLSDVGDSHDLCAPYKFNGSVSVDSDGVPNPVLILRDTAGVMSMALKSAVPFWEDVLTGQYVLVKGIGGVERSPLCKVYLKSEFVEKSVLVAIADKLPHEGVDFLLCNDIAGDRWGPNVIVCSKPLEVDPLKYESIDSPELFPVCAVTRSKAKDLVVESQKFHSLASNLSEKEQDDIGLKDIFECHKVDDVKTVKLSASDSGVVSKEESGEDELSDEPLTCKKIIEAQKSDHTLNHLFRLVLSDEELVKEQTGYYVKNGILMRKYRPSDEPAWNTWSVLYQIVVPKCFRYKVMGLAHEFVGGHLGVKKTLNKITSHFYWPGISSDVSEFCRSCAICQLVGKPNQIIPPAPLEPIPVINDPFSKVIIDCVGPMPKTKRGNQFLLTIMCCSTRYPDAIPLRSITAKTVVPALTNFFTIFGFPKVLQSDQGSNFTSKLFKDVMKEWGVMQQFSTIYHPESQGALERFYQTFKCMLTKFCKENNKDWDDSVPFVLYAARSAKQESLGYSPNELLFGKNIHGPIDMLSESLIDEKNEFNLCDYVIKLRDRLSKVREKFKCSTDKNEEGL from the exons ATGCCTGCTTTTGATCTTGCTAAATTTATTGATGAGCCTTCAGCTGAACTGTTGTGTGAGGCAAAGAAGAATGACTGGATTGAGATTGCAAACTATTACCAAATTGCTATTAATAGTTCTTGGAGAAAAGCTGAAATAAAAGAGACAGTTTTAAAGCATTTAGTATTGCAAGGTCTCTTAGATAGTAAGGATGTTTTGCCTCTACAAGAAACAGAGGGTATTTTTGATAGAGAATTAAGACTGAAAGAAATTGAGTTGGAGTTGGCTAAattggaagataaagaaaaagaacgtaAATTTCAGTTGGAAATTTTTGAGCGGCAGTCTGCTGCTGCAACGCCTGTTATACCAGGTGGGCACGTTCTTGGTTTTGATATTGCTAGTGTGATTAAATTTGTACCTCCATTTTATGAAGATGACCCACAAGAGTTTTTCCTTCAGTTTGAACATGTTGCAAGTAATCTCTCATGGCCAACTCAATTTTGGTCATTATTAGTACAGTCAGTCCTTAAAGGGAAGGGGCGTTCCACTTACCTAGCATTAGAAAGTTCACAGCAGAGAGATTATAATGTAGTAAAAGAG GCAGTGTTAAAGTCTTATAGACTTACTCCAGAATTCTACAGAACTAAATTCAGACAATGTAATAAAGAATCCAGTCAGTCTTTTGTTGAATATTCTCACATGTTGAAGAAATTATTTAATCGTTGGATGTCAGCCAGCAAAGCTTCTAAGTATGATGACATATGTGAAATAATCATGTTGGAACAGTATATTGGGGGAGTACCACAAGATGTGCGTGTTTATCTTCTTGAGAAAGAAGTAGATTCTGTTGAGAGAGCCGCATGGTTAGCGGAAAATTATAGTTTAGTTCATACACCAAAGAAAATTGGTTATGTTAGACCTCACCATGTTTCAAACGTTTCCCATGATCAGAGTCAAAGGAGACCTGATTTTGTTAAGCCTGATCTAGCCAGGAAAGGCTTTAGAGTGTCTAGTAGTAGTCCAAATTCAAGTAAATGGGATGGGACTTGTTTTTATTGTAAAACTTTTGGTCACAGAATTCGAGATTGTCCCAAGCTTAAAAACAAGGAGCATAAAGCAGTCGCTAGTAATGTTGTTGTGCCAAAACCTGAGAATAAAAGGTTGTCTGATGTTGGTGATTCACATGATTTATGTGCACCATATAAGTTTAATGGGTCAGTTTCAGTAGACTCTGATGGAGTTCCAAATCCTGTTCTCATTCTGAGAGACACTGCTGGTGTGATGAGTATGGCATTGAAAAGTGCGGTACCATTTTGGGAGGATGTACTCACAGGCCAGTATGTTTTAGTTAAAGGAATTGGAGGTGTGGAGAGGTCACCTTTGTGTAAGGTGTACTTGAAGTCAGAGTTCGTGGAAAAGTCAGTTTTAGTGGCTATTGCTGATAAGTTACCTCATGAAGGGGTAGACTTTCTGTTGTGTAATGATATTGCAGGTGATCGCTGGGGTCCTAATGTCATTGTGTGCTCCAAACCTTTGGAAGTTGATCCACTAAAATATGAATCTATAGATAGTCCTGAGCTATTTCCTGTCTGTGCAGTAACCAGAAGTAAAGCCAAGGATTTAGTAGTTGAAAGCCAAAAATTTCATTCTTTAGCCAGTAACCTTTCTGAGAAGGAACAAGATGACATTGGTTTGAAGGATATTTTTGAATGTCATAAAGTGGATGATGTTAAAACAGTAAAGTTAAGTGCTTCAGATTCAGGTGTtgtaagtaaagaagaaagtgGGGAAGATGAATTATCTGATGAACCTTTGACATGTAAAAAAATTATTGAAGCCCAGAAATCTGACCATACCCTAAATCATTTGTTCAGATTAGTATTGAGTGATGAAGAGCTTGTGAAAGAACAAACGGGCTATTATGTGAAAAATGGAATTTTGATGCGCAAGTACCGTCCTTCAGACGAACCTGCCTGGAATACCTGGAGTGTACTATATCAAATAGTTGTACCAAAATGCTTTCGATATAAAGTAATGGGTCTTGCCCATGAATTTGTGGGAGGACATTTAGGAGTCAAGAAGACTCTTAACAAAATTACTTCTCATTTTTATTGGCCAGGTATCTCTTCTGATGTTTCTGAATTTTGTCGATCATGTGCTATATGTCAGTTAGTTGGCAAACCAAATCAGATAATTCCTCCTGCACCTTTAGAACCGATTCCCGTTATTAATGATCCTTTTAGCAAAGTTATTATTGACTGTGTTGGTCCTATGCCAAAAACCAAGCGGGGAAATCAGTTCTTATTGACTATCATGTGTTGTAGTACTAGGTATCCAGATGCAATTCCCCTACGTAGTATCACAGCAAAAACTGTTGTTCCAGCCCTGACtaatttttttactatatttggaTTCCCAAAGGTATTGCAATCTGACCAAGGATCAAATTTCACTTCTAAATTATTCAAGGATGTCATGAAGGAATGGGGAGTGATGCAACAGTTTTCCACTATATATCATCCTGAAAGTCAAGGTGCTCTTGAACGTTTTTACCAAACCTTTAAGTGTATGTTAACAAAATTTTGTAAAGAGAATAACAAGGATTGGGATGACAGCGTGCCTTTTGTGTTGTATGCTGCTAGGTCAGCAAAACAAGAAAGTCTAGGATATAGTCCAAATGAATTATTGTTTGGTAAAAATATTCATGGGCCCATAGATATGTTATCTGAAAGTTTGATTGATGAGAAAAATGAATTTAACCTTTGTGATTATGTAATAAAATTAAGAGATAGGTTGTCTAAGGTGCGTGAAAAATTTAAATGTAGCACAGACAAAAATGAAGAGGGTTTATGA